One window of the Candidatus Margulisiibacteriota bacterium genome contains the following:
- a CDS encoding type II secretion system protein: MNRRGFTLVEVLAAMGLFLAVFVAFTWLVKSAQVELARAGKLRQATLFLRSQMEVISHQPSIAPELVVVRLEQEWQKGRPPLILYTLRSKYL, encoded by the coding sequence TTGAATAGGCGGGGGTTTACTTTAGTCGAGGTGCTGGCCGCCATGGGGCTCTTCCTCGCTGTTTTTGTCGCGTTCACCTGGCTGGTCAAATCGGCGCAGGTCGAATTGGCCCGCGCCGGCAAACTGCGCCAGGCGACCCTCTTCCTGCGCAGTCAAATGGAAGTTATCAGCCATCAGCCGTCAATCGCTCCCGAGCTGGTTGTAGTTAGATTGGAGCAGGAGTGGCAAAAAGGTCGGCCGCCGCTGATTTTATACACCTTAA